The genomic stretch ATGTATATTATTTGTCTAGTTTACAGGGATACAGACAGCACAGTTAGGAAGAAGGCAGTTCAAGATCATAGCAGAATACTTTCTTAAAGGTATAAAGTTCTCTCTTTACACTACCATAGTGTGAATTCACGTTCTGATCAGTCTATAAAATATATTGAGCAAATAGATCTCTATAGAAAAAGCCCATGCAATTTTGCAAGAGTCAACAGCAAGCCAACAACATTCTCAACGCAAAATATCAGAAATCATGGCACCGTTTTACTCTCGAACAATGTCTTAACTGTTATCCTCTCGAGTACATTATTACCATGAGAAAACCCACAATGGCTCTGGTGTAAACAGGCTTGACGTCAGAAGATACGATATTGTCAAAGTAGAGGTGAACTCTTGGTCTTTTAGTGAAACGGTTTAAGGAATCAGAACTCGTCACGTCTTGGTAATCGTCTCGCATTTTGAGTCTCAGAGGAAGCGTCTGAATGATGAAACGACTGGTATGGTCACTACCACCTGTGTCAAGGGCTCCTGTGCTTTCCCTTTCAAAGCGTTCAACATTGTAGCAAGCAAAGTGGGCGGAACCTCCAGTATATAAACCGAGCGGATGCATTCAAGAACATCAGTCTAGCTCTTCTCCTACAGCTGAACATGGCTTTTAAGGTAAATACTCAGAGTATTGATCATATCATGTGTGCTATAAGATACAACATTTTCTGTTGAATAACAGAGATGATATCAGATTGTTTCATGTACTACAATACTGTGGTCTGTAGGTTTACGTCCTGGTAGCCCTTGCCGCCGCCGTCGCTGCCGACGGCCCTACATACCGCCCTCCAGTTCCCTCCTACaacgctcctgctcctcctgtaaGTTCTTAGGGATTTGTATTCAACTGCCGGTAtcgcaaaatattttctttttaatttcgtTTGCGACAGTGCCTACTTTTTGATAGTATCTTTCTGGTTCACGCAGAATAATAGTCACTTCTTCACATATATTTACAGAATAAAGATATCAAACTCCAAGATTGTGAGATGTGATTCACAGAATGTTACTTTGATCTACAGGGACCTGCCCAGTACACCTTCGAATGGAACGTGAAAGACGACAACTCCGGCAACGACTTCGGTCACCAGGAGGCTCGGGACGGATACGACACCCAGGGATCCTACTACGCGCTCCTTCCCGACGGTCGTCTACAGAGGGTGACTTACAACGTCAACGGCGACTCCGGTTACGTGGCTCAAGTTGAATATGAAGGCGAGGCTCAGTATCCTACCTACCAGCCTTCACCCAGCTACCAGCCTTCACCCAGCTACCAGCCAACTCCCAGATACGGTTAACTTGATTCGGGATGGAAAATAGAATCTGATTCAATTCATATCTTTTTTAAACAATTTGATACTTTActgtaaataaagaaaagattccagacataattcattttcttttattattagaaCTTCATTACGTTGGTTGTAAGCTTTTAAGAACGACTAAAGATGGATCCTCCACCACAAACTTTCAGGACTGCGACAGACACTTATTAGCAATAGATACAATGAAAATTCTCAGCTCCATCATTCATGAGGACACTAGTACACAACTGTACTTCCACAACCATATATCGTCTACCCACAAAGCTGATGAAAGTATACTTCGTTAGGTAATTAGAGAGAGCGTCTTAAATGTCAGCAATGACTCTTTTAATTAAGCTGATATTCAGAGATAATAACGCTGACATCAGCAGTCTCATTAGGAAAGACATGGCCCAGGACTTCAGCCCACTCAACAAAACCAATGTGATCTCCAAATATCCATGTCTAGATGAATATTGTAGGGATCATATGAAGTACACTGAGCTTATCACAACTTCTCTGCATAGGGAACTAACAATGCACCAAAGAGAAGGTGCCCATGAGCAATATATGTTCTAGCAGGAATATAGCCAGAGACACCCTGACAAACAACACCAAAATCGTAAATTCCAGTCATGAATATCAGAACCATATTACTGAAACGCTCTTGATATGAAGATTATCGTTTCGTCTGATTATCCAGATGAACTTTTGCGTTACTGCCAGACATCTGTTCCCGTTCAAGGATAGATAGGAAGCGCTGGACCATTCCCTAAGTTTTGCTATTTATgcatacctccaccacaacaaaagaccCATTCTTCCTTTGACTCATTATTCAAACACCGGAAAAAAACACTTTTAGACATTGTAGAAAACCGAAAGGTGAAACCTTTTCACCTGCAATTCTATCGGTTCATTCTCATAATGTTTCCAAAGTGAATGAACATACAAGAGAATTTACAATCTCCAAGATATGAATGAGGCGAAAAAAAATACTGAGCAAAAATCTAGGATGTTCATTTTGTTAGCTATGCTCTGGTctctaagaaaaaatatatattatctttttgaTTGAATAACACTAACACCCTTTTATGCGATTCTTATAGTTTCAACGTTGTGCAAAATTCAACAGCAGAGAAGGGGTGGACTCCTTTTGATTCAGAAGTTGTCCAttaacgatgatacaacctctccGAAGGTAGCCTTTCTACCATGGATAGGGGTTAGTGGACGTCATACAGTGCCAAAGCTCAGTGCAAAAGATATCGTGCCAGGAATCAATGCACAGCAGACACTGCTAGATTACAGTAGACGGCAAACCATCCTATGGATCAGAGGATGGTAGATCGTACCAGAGATCAGTGGAAACCAAACTGTGCCAGGGTCAGCAAACGGTAAACCATGCCAGGGGGTCAGTGGGTGGCAAACCCTAACAGAGATCAGTGGGAGTCAAATATGCTTATCAGCAGGGGTACATAGGAATGTATA from Panulirus ornatus isolate Po-2019 chromosome 30, ASM3632096v1, whole genome shotgun sequence encodes the following:
- the LOC139758599 gene encoding pro-resilin-like, whose translation is MAFKVYVLVALAAAVAADGPTYRPPVPSYNAPAPPGPAQYTFEWNVKDDNSGNDFGHQEARDGYDTQGSYYALLPDGRLQRVTYNVNGDSGYVAQVEYEGEAQYPTYQPSPSYQPSPSYQPTPRYG